From the genome of Bactrocera oleae isolate idBacOlea1 chromosome 2, idBacOlea1, whole genome shotgun sequence, one region includes:
- the LOC106619636 gene encoding mitochondrial 2-oxoglutarate/malate carrier protein, protein MSNQSEKKVAVAPTAAAPIPNGLKFMFGGLAGMGATCIVQPLDLVKTRMQISGAGGGKKEYRSSWHCIQTVIKQEGPFGLYQGIGAALLRQATYTTGRLGVYTYLVDAFQVQFKRTPGVLDSMAMGVVAGACGAFIGTPAEVALIRMASDGRLPPAERRNYTNVVNALTRIVREEGVTALWRGSIPTVGRAMVVNMTQLASYSQFKTYFKNGPLKMEEGIGLHLVSSMLSGFLTTITSMPLDIAKTRIQNMKTAPGAKPEYRGTVDVLLKVARHEGVFALWKGFTPYFCRLGPHTVLTFIFLEQMNKLYRDYVNRSSGEKSTGL, encoded by the coding sequence ATGTCAAATCAAAGTGAAAAGAAGGTTGCCGTGGCGCCTACAGCAGCAGCTCCCATTCCCAATGGTTTGAAATTTATGTTTGGTGGCTTAGCTGGCATGGGCGCCACTTGCATTGTGCAACCACTGGATTTGGTTAAGACAAGAATGCAAATTTCTGGTGCTGGTGGCGGCAAAAAGGAATATCGCAGCTCATGGCACTGTATACAGACGGTGATAAAACAGGAGGGTCCATTCGGTTTGTATCAAGGTATCGGTGCAGCTTTGCTACGTCAAGCCACCTATACGACAGGTCGACTTGGTGTCTACACTTATTTAGTGGATGCATTCCAAGTGCAATTTAAACGTACACCTGGTGTATTGGACAGCATGGCAATGGGTGTAGTAGCCGGTGCATGTGGTGCATTTATTGGCACACCGGCTGAGGTAGCGCTTATTCGTATGGCCAGTGATGGTCGTCTACCGCCAGCTGAACGACGCAACTACACCAATGTTGTAAATGCATTGACACGCATAGTACGCGAAGAAGGTGTTACTGCGCTGTGGCGTGGTAGTATACCTACCGTGGGACGTGCCATGGTGGTGAACATGACTCAATTGGCTTCCTATTCACAATTTAAGACCTACTTCAAGAATGGCCCACTTAAGATGGAAGAGGGTATCGGTCTGCATTTAGTTTCAAGTATGTTAAGTGGCTTCCTTACAACCATCACCTCCATGCCGCTGGACATTGCCAAGACACGTATACAAAACATGAAAACCGCTCCAGGTGCCAAGCCGGAATATCGCGGCACCGTCGATGTTCTTCTCAAGGTGGCACGTCACGAAGGTGTATTTGCTCTCTGGAAGGGTTTCACACCATATTTCTGTCGTCTCGGACCACATACTGTTTTGACTTTCATCTTCTTAGAGCAAATGAACAAATTATATCGAGATTATGTTAACCGCAGCAGTGGCGAAAAATCAACCGGATTGTGA